The proteins below are encoded in one region of Bombus terrestris chromosome 7, iyBomTerr1.2, whole genome shotgun sequence:
- the LOC100646589 gene encoding transmembrane protein 104 isoform X3: protein MPEQNSSDQYSTWVGLIYVFNLIVGTGALTLPAVFSQAGWALGLSVILILAFISFITVTFVIEVMASANAIVAWRHIQHRKRVCLSQDSSINESESEVLQTLGESGPSNSDSEDTPLVTPFSSSPDCADMTYRYYVIRDKIEMGQMASIFFNKFGTTLFYLCFAIYLYGDLSIYGAAVAKTLADVVCTYQPANFTCNSTIPDTEPCWEEFALDRADAYRIFLTTFILLLGPFVFFNIQKTKYLQLLTSGMRWLAFTIMIVYALKNLIIHGAQGDPPAANIMAKSISTNGFYARHCNSIIINQDNMKVQILPALQDNYMYLIIDEASQEAAIVDPVDPDSVACAVQQNNVYGGDDRIEALTCKVKHNDTFNIGKLQVRCLATPCHTSGHICYYITGDQESPAVFTGDTLFAGGCGRFFEGTAEQMYKALIEILGSLPNETKVYCGHEYTGNNLKFGKHVEPENEAIRQKIEWVRIQREKNNPTVPSTIQEEKFTNPFMRVHEQSVMDHTEQKDPIQTMAFLRREKDNFKA from the exons ATGCCCGAGCAAAATTCAAGTGATCAATATTCAACATGG GTTGGTCTTATATACGTTTTTAACTTAATTGTTGGAACAGGAGCTTTAACATTACCCGCTGTTTTTAGTCAGGCAGGATGGGCTCTTGGATTAAGTGTTATTTTAATACTAGCatttataag TTTTATCACTGTTACATTTGTGATCGAGGTAATGGCATCTGCCAATGCTATAGTAGCATGGCGACACATTCAACATCGAAAACGTGTATGTCTTTCTCAAGATTCATCTATCAACGAGTCAGAGTCTGAG GTACTTCAAACATTAGGTGAATCCGGTCCTTCAAATTCAGATTCTGAAGATACACCTCTTGTTACACCATTTTCAAGTAGTCCTGATTGTGCAGACATGACATACCGATATTatgtaatacgtgataaaatagAAATGGGGCAAATGGcatcaattttttttaataaatttggtaCAACATTATTCTATTTATGTTTTGCTATATATCTTTATGGAGATTTAAGTATATATGGTGCAGCTGTAGCAAAAACCTTAGCTGATgttgtttgtacttatcaaccGGCAAATTTTACATGCAATTCTACAATACCAGATACTGAACCATGTTGGGAAGAATTTGCTCTGGATCGGGCAGATGCATATAGAATATTCCTT actacatttatattattgcTGGGTCCTTTTGTATTCTTTAATATTCAAAAGACTAAATATCTTCAACTCTTAACTTCAGGAATGCGATGGCTTGCATTCACTATCATGATTGTATAtgctttaaaaaatttaatcattCATGGTGCGCAAGGAGATCCTCCAGCTGCAAATATCATGG cCAAAAGTATTTCAACCAATGGTTTTTATGCAAGACATTGcaattctataataataaatcaagacAACATGAAGGTTCAAATATTACCTGCACTCCAAGATAATTACATgtatcta atTATCGATGAAGCGTCGCAGGAAGCTGCAATTGTTGATCCTGTTGATCCTGACAGTGTTGCGTGTGCAGTTCAACAAAATAAC GTATATGGTGGAGATGATAGAATAGAGGCACTAACATGTAAAGTAAAACACAATGATACTTTCAACATTGGAAAATTACAAGTTCGATGCCTAGCAACACCATGTCACACTAGCGGACATATCTGTTATTACATTACAGGAGATCAAGAATCACCAGCAGTATTTACag GTGATACACTTTTTGCTGGTGGCTGTGGTAGATTCTTTGAAGGTACTGCAGAACAAATGTACAAAGCACTTATAGAAATTTTGGGATCGTTACCTAATGAAACT aaaGTATATTGTGGCCATGAGTACAcaggaaataatttaaaatttggaaAACACGTGGAGCCAGAAAATGAAGCAATTCGCCAAAAGATAGAATGGGTTCGTATACAACGTGAAAAGAATAATCCTACTGTGCCAAGCACTATTCAGGAAGAGAAATTCACAAACCCATTTATGCGAGTTCACGAACAATCTGTTATGGACCACACTGAACAAAAAGATCCAATACAAACTATGGCATTCCTTAGAAGGGAGAAGGATAATTTTAAGGCATAA
- the LOC100646469 gene encoding ATP-dependent DNA helicase Q1: MSASSSKEITVDNENQGQNEIITIDGEDQDNEKDEITAIDFELKQIEYEMQKLEDRKQILIQRKEKLKDDALLKRSLSVSKKDWTKEDFSWSKDLRKALKDVFKIDKLRELQLPTMNAIMSNVDVILIMPTGGGKSLCYQLPAVISKGITIVVSPLISLMEDQLHGLQKHNVKARMLSAKGSKENVKVIMNALVDKKSDLKLIYVTPEYMAKSNRFMNKLQKAFEMKRLDCFAIDEVHCCSQWGHDFRPDYKFLGILKSMFPGVPVLGLTATAPAKIIVDIQKMLDIQGCLVLRATFNRPNLFYEVRRKPTDKETCLAMIENLLKNRFKDKSGIIYTTTIKDAEQLTTDLRALGLKVGCYHAMLEADYRSEVYSKWISGKYQAVVATIAFGLGIDKPDVRFVIHHCISKSMENFYQESGRAGRDGKKAVSIVLYRLLDVFKLSTMVFQDKVGLQNLYKMLEYCLDQTSCRRSLIAVHFEESWTRSDCAEMCDHCRKPKESKQVNIAPYCRHLYQFMTRAVQNETRLTALKLIDAWYGKGATTLRVSSVPIPKFTRESGEAIIGHLLGNGYLQEDFHFSAYSTISYLKRGPKAALALDNTHEILFNYELH, translated from the exons ATGTCTGCGAGCAGTTCGAAAGAAATAACTGTAGACAATGAAAATCAAGGTCAGAATGAAATAATAACTATAGATGGTGAAGATCAAG acAATGAAAAAGACGAAATTACAGCTATTGACTTTGAATTGAAACAGATCGAATATGAAATGCAAAAGCTTGAAGATCGTAAACAGATTTTAATTCAACGTAAGGAAAAGCTAAAGGATGATGCACTTTTGAAAAGAAGTCTCTCTGTATCAAAGAAGGATTGGACAAAAGAAGATTTTAGTTGGTCCAAAGATCTGAGAAAAGCTTTAAAGGatgtttttaaaatagataaattaaGAGAATTACAACTACCAACTATGAATGCAATTATGTCGAATGTAGATGTTATTTTAATTATGCCCACAGGTGGTGGTAAAAGTTTGTGTTATCAGTTACCTGCTGTTATTAGTAAAGGTATTACAATAGTAGTATCACCATTAATATCACTCATGGAAGATCAGTTACATGGATTACAAAAACATAATGTAAAAGCTAGAATGTTAAGTGCCAAAGGTAgtaaagaaaatgtaaaagtcaTAATGAATGCACTGGTGGATAAGAAATCTGatcttaaattaatttatgttacACCAGAGTACATGGCAAAATCTAATCGCTTTATGAACAAATTGCAAAAAGCCTTTGAAATGAAACGTTTAGATTGTTTTGCAATAGATGAAGTGCATTGTTGCAGTCAGTGGGGTCATGATTTTAGGCCTGATTATAAATTTTTAGGAATCCTAAAGTCTATGTTTCCAGGTGTGCCAGTATTAGGTCTAACAGCCACTGCACCAGCTAAAATTATTGTGGATATTCAGAAGATGTTAGATATTCAAGGTTGTCTAGTTTTAAGAGCTACTTTTAATAGAccaaatttattttacgaagTTCGACGAAAACCAACAGATAAAGAGACATGCTTAGCTatgatagaaaatttattaaaaaatagatttaagGATAAATCTGGCATAATTTATACAACTACTATCAAAGATGCAGAACAATTGACAACTGATTTAAGAGCATTGGGCTTGAAAGTTGGATGTTATCATGCAATGTTAGAGGCAGACTATAGATCAGAAGTATATTCTAAATGGATATCAGGAAAATACCAAGCTGTAGTTGCCACTATCGCGTTTGGATTAGGTATAGATAAACCAGATGTAAGATTTGTTATTCATCATTGCATTTCAAAATCAATGGAGAACTTTTATCAAGAAAGTGGACGTGCTGGTAGAGATGGAAAAAAGGCTGTGTCCATAGTATTATATAGATTACTAGATGTATTTAAATTAAGCACAATGGTGTTTCAAGATAAAGTTGGTTTacaaaatttgtacaaaatgCTAGAATATTGTTTAGATCAAACATCATGTAGACGTAGTTTGATCGCAGTACACTTTGAAGAATCTTGGACTAGAAGTGATTGTGCGGAAATGTGTGATCATTGTCGGAAACCTAAAGAGAGTAAACAAGTGAATATAGCTCCTTATTGTAGACATTTATATCAATTCATGACCAGAGCAGTACAAAATGAAACCAGATTGACTGCCTTAAAGCTTATAGATGCCTGGTATGGTAAAGGTGCCACAACATTAAGAGTATCCTCTGTACCAATACCAAAATTCACAAGAGAATCAGGAGAAGCTATAATAGGACATTTACTCGGAAACGGTTATTTACAAGAAGATTTTCATTTCTCTGCATATTCTACAATTTCCTATTTAAAACGTGGACCCAAAGCAGCATTAGCACTGGACAATACTCACgaaatactttttaattatgaattgcactaa
- the LOC100646589 gene encoding hydroxyacylglutathione hydrolase, mitochondrial isoform X6, with the protein MFNAMYRACPSWLENTLTSLYFRAKSISTNGFYARHCNSIIINQDNMKVQILPALQDNYMYLIIDEASQEAAIVDPVDPDSVACAVQQNNVCLTKVLTTHHHWDHAGGNANLCKKFNNLQVYGGDDRIEALTCKVKHNDTFNIGKLQVRCLATPCHTSGHICYYITGDQESPAVFTGDTLFAGGCGRFFEGTAEQMYKALIEILGSLPNETKVYCGHEYTGNNLKFGKHVEPENEAIRQKIEWVRIQREKNNPTVPSTIQEEKFTNPFMRVHEQSVMDHTEQKDPIQTMAFLRREKDNFKA; encoded by the exons ATGTTTAATGCAATGTATCGTGCTTGTCCCTCTTGGCTCGAAAACACATTAACATCTTTGTATTTTAGGG cCAAAAGTATTTCAACCAATGGTTTTTATGCAAGACATTGcaattctataataataaatcaagacAACATGAAGGTTCAAATATTACCTGCACTCCAAGATAATTACATgtatcta atTATCGATGAAGCGTCGCAGGAAGCTGCAATTGTTGATCCTGTTGATCCTGACAGTGTTGCGTGTGCAGTTCAACAAAATAACGTGTGTTTAACAAAAGTTTTAACCACTCATCACCACTGGGATCATGCTGGAGGAAATGCAAATTTgtgtaaaaaatttaataacctTCAGGTATATGGTGGAGATGATAGAATAGAGGCACTAACATGTAAAGTAAAACACAATGATACTTTCAACATTGGAAAATTACAAGTTCGATGCCTAGCAACACCATGTCACACTAGCGGACATATCTGTTATTACATTACAGGAGATCAAGAATCACCAGCAGTATTTACag GTGATACACTTTTTGCTGGTGGCTGTGGTAGATTCTTTGAAGGTACTGCAGAACAAATGTACAAAGCACTTATAGAAATTTTGGGATCGTTACCTAATGAAACT aaaGTATATTGTGGCCATGAGTACAcaggaaataatttaaaatttggaaAACACGTGGAGCCAGAAAATGAAGCAATTCGCCAAAAGATAGAATGGGTTCGTATACAACGTGAAAAGAATAATCCTACTGTGCCAAGCACTATTCAGGAAGAGAAATTCACAAACCCATTTATGCGAGTTCACGAACAATCTGTTATGGACCACACTGAACAAAAAGATCCAATACAAACTATGGCATTCCTTAGAAGGGAGAAGGATAATTTTAAGGCATAA
- the LOC100646785 gene encoding non-histone chromosomal protein 6 isoform X2, whose amino-acid sequence MSDESEYDVEPEEFDIYKRKYQFLLDRFLIDRLDQHGDRWREAPMGVLEENNVFQVTPKPEKGPKATAHNSKEEKTKKGTKRKGAKTDPNAPKRPANPFFQFCQEQRPRVMERLAGEPEPSKQELTRQLATTWKSLSSEDKKVYYDMYERSKEKYVAEMQIYNKKSEDTPNHMSLNIT is encoded by the exons ATGTCAGACGAATCAGAATATGATGTAGAACCAGaagaatttgatatttataaacgaAAGTATCAATTCCTACTAGATAG atttttaattgATCGTTTGGATCAACATGGTGACCGTTGGCGAGAAGCACCTATGGGAGTACTTGAAGAAAACAATGTATTTCAAGTAACACCTAAGCCAGAGAAAGGCCCAAAAGCCACTGCTCATAATTCTAAAGAAGAGAAAACTAAGAAAGGAACAAAACGGAAAGGTGCAAAAACAGATCCCAATGCTCCAAAAAGACCAGCAAACCCATTCTTTCAGTTCTGTCAAGAACAAAGACCCCGTGTTATGGAACGCTTAGCCGGAGAACCAGAACCAAGCAAACAAGAACTCACTAGACAACTTGCAACTACTTGGAAATCTCTCAGTTCAGAAGATAAAAAG GTATATTACGACATGTATGAACGATCCAAAGAGAAATACGTTGCTGAAATgcaaatttataacaaaaaatcGGAAGACACGCCAAATCATATGTCTTTAAATATAACATAG
- the LOC100646589 gene encoding transmembrane protein 104 isoform X2, translating to MPEQNSSDQYSTWVGLIYVFNLIVGTGALTLPAVFSQAGWALGLSVILILAFISFITVTFVIEVMASANAIVAWRHIQHRKRVLQTLGESGPSNSDSEDTPLVTPFSSSPDCADMTYRYYVIRDKIEMGQMASIFFNKFGTTLFYLCFAIYLYGDLSIYGAAVAKTLADVVCTYQPANFTCNSTIPDTEPCWEEFALDRADAYRIFLTTFILLLGPFVFFNIQKTKYLQLLTSGMRWLAFTIMIVYALKNLIIHGAQGDPPAANIMAKSISTNGFYARHCNSIIINQDNMKVQILPALQDNYMYLIIDEASQEAAIVDPVDPDSVACAVQQNNVCLTKVLTTHHHWDHAGGNANLCKKFNNLQVYGGDDRIEALTCKVKHNDTFNIGKLQVRCLATPCHTSGHICYYITGDQESPAVFTGDTLFAGGCGRFFEGTAEQMYKALIEILGSLPNETKVYCGHEYTGNNLKFGKHVEPENEAIRQKIEWVRIQREKNNPTVPSTIQEEKFTNPFMRVHEQSVMDHTEQKDPIQTMAFLRREKDNFKA from the exons ATGCCCGAGCAAAATTCAAGTGATCAATATTCAACATGG GTTGGTCTTATATACGTTTTTAACTTAATTGTTGGAACAGGAGCTTTAACATTACCCGCTGTTTTTAGTCAGGCAGGATGGGCTCTTGGATTAAGTGTTATTTTAATACTAGCatttataag TTTTATCACTGTTACATTTGTGATCGAGGTAATGGCATCTGCCAATGCTATAGTAGCATGGCGACACATTCAACATCGAAAACGT GTACTTCAAACATTAGGTGAATCCGGTCCTTCAAATTCAGATTCTGAAGATACACCTCTTGTTACACCATTTTCAAGTAGTCCTGATTGTGCAGACATGACATACCGATATTatgtaatacgtgataaaatagAAATGGGGCAAATGGcatcaattttttttaataaatttggtaCAACATTATTCTATTTATGTTTTGCTATATATCTTTATGGAGATTTAAGTATATATGGTGCAGCTGTAGCAAAAACCTTAGCTGATgttgtttgtacttatcaaccGGCAAATTTTACATGCAATTCTACAATACCAGATACTGAACCATGTTGGGAAGAATTTGCTCTGGATCGGGCAGATGCATATAGAATATTCCTT actacatttatattattgcTGGGTCCTTTTGTATTCTTTAATATTCAAAAGACTAAATATCTTCAACTCTTAACTTCAGGAATGCGATGGCTTGCATTCACTATCATGATTGTATAtgctttaaaaaatttaatcattCATGGTGCGCAAGGAGATCCTCCAGCTGCAAATATCATGG cCAAAAGTATTTCAACCAATGGTTTTTATGCAAGACATTGcaattctataataataaatcaagacAACATGAAGGTTCAAATATTACCTGCACTCCAAGATAATTACATgtatcta atTATCGATGAAGCGTCGCAGGAAGCTGCAATTGTTGATCCTGTTGATCCTGACAGTGTTGCGTGTGCAGTTCAACAAAATAACGTGTGTTTAACAAAAGTTTTAACCACTCATCACCACTGGGATCATGCTGGAGGAAATGCAAATTTgtgtaaaaaatttaataacctTCAGGTATATGGTGGAGATGATAGAATAGAGGCACTAACATGTAAAGTAAAACACAATGATACTTTCAACATTGGAAAATTACAAGTTCGATGCCTAGCAACACCATGTCACACTAGCGGACATATCTGTTATTACATTACAGGAGATCAAGAATCACCAGCAGTATTTACag GTGATACACTTTTTGCTGGTGGCTGTGGTAGATTCTTTGAAGGTACTGCAGAACAAATGTACAAAGCACTTATAGAAATTTTGGGATCGTTACCTAATGAAACT aaaGTATATTGTGGCCATGAGTACAcaggaaataatttaaaatttggaaAACACGTGGAGCCAGAAAATGAAGCAATTCGCCAAAAGATAGAATGGGTTCGTATACAACGTGAAAAGAATAATCCTACTGTGCCAAGCACTATTCAGGAAGAGAAATTCACAAACCCATTTATGCGAGTTCACGAACAATCTGTTATGGACCACACTGAACAAAAAGATCCAATACAAACTATGGCATTCCTTAGAAGGGAGAAGGATAATTTTAAGGCATAA
- the LOC100646589 gene encoding transmembrane protein 104 isoform X1 has translation MPEQNSSDQYSTWVGLIYVFNLIVGTGALTLPAVFSQAGWALGLSVILILAFISFITVTFVIEVMASANAIVAWRHIQHRKRVCLSQDSSINESESEVLQTLGESGPSNSDSEDTPLVTPFSSSPDCADMTYRYYVIRDKIEMGQMASIFFNKFGTTLFYLCFAIYLYGDLSIYGAAVAKTLADVVCTYQPANFTCNSTIPDTEPCWEEFALDRADAYRIFLTTFILLLGPFVFFNIQKTKYLQLLTSGMRWLAFTIMIVYALKNLIIHGAQGDPPAANIMAKSISTNGFYARHCNSIIINQDNMKVQILPALQDNYMYLIIDEASQEAAIVDPVDPDSVACAVQQNNVCLTKVLTTHHHWDHAGGNANLCKKFNNLQVYGGDDRIEALTCKVKHNDTFNIGKLQVRCLATPCHTSGHICYYITGDQESPAVFTGDTLFAGGCGRFFEGTAEQMYKALIEILGSLPNETKVYCGHEYTGNNLKFGKHVEPENEAIRQKIEWVRIQREKNNPTVPSTIQEEKFTNPFMRVHEQSVMDHTEQKDPIQTMAFLRREKDNFKA, from the exons ATGCCCGAGCAAAATTCAAGTGATCAATATTCAACATGG GTTGGTCTTATATACGTTTTTAACTTAATTGTTGGAACAGGAGCTTTAACATTACCCGCTGTTTTTAGTCAGGCAGGATGGGCTCTTGGATTAAGTGTTATTTTAATACTAGCatttataag TTTTATCACTGTTACATTTGTGATCGAGGTAATGGCATCTGCCAATGCTATAGTAGCATGGCGACACATTCAACATCGAAAACGTGTATGTCTTTCTCAAGATTCATCTATCAACGAGTCAGAGTCTGAG GTACTTCAAACATTAGGTGAATCCGGTCCTTCAAATTCAGATTCTGAAGATACACCTCTTGTTACACCATTTTCAAGTAGTCCTGATTGTGCAGACATGACATACCGATATTatgtaatacgtgataaaatagAAATGGGGCAAATGGcatcaattttttttaataaatttggtaCAACATTATTCTATTTATGTTTTGCTATATATCTTTATGGAGATTTAAGTATATATGGTGCAGCTGTAGCAAAAACCTTAGCTGATgttgtttgtacttatcaaccGGCAAATTTTACATGCAATTCTACAATACCAGATACTGAACCATGTTGGGAAGAATTTGCTCTGGATCGGGCAGATGCATATAGAATATTCCTT actacatttatattattgcTGGGTCCTTTTGTATTCTTTAATATTCAAAAGACTAAATATCTTCAACTCTTAACTTCAGGAATGCGATGGCTTGCATTCACTATCATGATTGTATAtgctttaaaaaatttaatcattCATGGTGCGCAAGGAGATCCTCCAGCTGCAAATATCATGG cCAAAAGTATTTCAACCAATGGTTTTTATGCAAGACATTGcaattctataataataaatcaagacAACATGAAGGTTCAAATATTACCTGCACTCCAAGATAATTACATgtatcta atTATCGATGAAGCGTCGCAGGAAGCTGCAATTGTTGATCCTGTTGATCCTGACAGTGTTGCGTGTGCAGTTCAACAAAATAACGTGTGTTTAACAAAAGTTTTAACCACTCATCACCACTGGGATCATGCTGGAGGAAATGCAAATTTgtgtaaaaaatttaataacctTCAGGTATATGGTGGAGATGATAGAATAGAGGCACTAACATGTAAAGTAAAACACAATGATACTTTCAACATTGGAAAATTACAAGTTCGATGCCTAGCAACACCATGTCACACTAGCGGACATATCTGTTATTACATTACAGGAGATCAAGAATCACCAGCAGTATTTACag GTGATACACTTTTTGCTGGTGGCTGTGGTAGATTCTTTGAAGGTACTGCAGAACAAATGTACAAAGCACTTATAGAAATTTTGGGATCGTTACCTAATGAAACT aaaGTATATTGTGGCCATGAGTACAcaggaaataatttaaaatttggaaAACACGTGGAGCCAGAAAATGAAGCAATTCGCCAAAAGATAGAATGGGTTCGTATACAACGTGAAAAGAATAATCCTACTGTGCCAAGCACTATTCAGGAAGAGAAATTCACAAACCCATTTATGCGAGTTCACGAACAATCTGTTATGGACCACACTGAACAAAAAGATCCAATACAAACTATGGCATTCCTTAGAAGGGAGAAGGATAATTTTAAGGCATAA
- the LOC100646589 gene encoding hydroxyacylglutathione hydrolase, mitochondrial isoform X7 yields the protein MKVQILPALQDNYMYLIIDEASQEAAIVDPVDPDSVACAVQQNNVCLTKVLTTHHHWDHAGGNANLCKKFNNLQVYGGDDRIEALTCKVKHNDTFNIGKLQVRCLATPCHTSGHICYYITGDQESPAVFTGDTLFAGGCGRFFEGTAEQMYKALIEILGSLPNETKVYCGHEYTGNNLKFGKHVEPENEAIRQKIEWVRIQREKNNPTVPSTIQEEKFTNPFMRVHEQSVMDHTEQKDPIQTMAFLRREKDNFKA from the exons ATGAAGGTTCAAATATTACCTGCACTCCAAGATAATTACATgtatcta atTATCGATGAAGCGTCGCAGGAAGCTGCAATTGTTGATCCTGTTGATCCTGACAGTGTTGCGTGTGCAGTTCAACAAAATAACGTGTGTTTAACAAAAGTTTTAACCACTCATCACCACTGGGATCATGCTGGAGGAAATGCAAATTTgtgtaaaaaatttaataacctTCAGGTATATGGTGGAGATGATAGAATAGAGGCACTAACATGTAAAGTAAAACACAATGATACTTTCAACATTGGAAAATTACAAGTTCGATGCCTAGCAACACCATGTCACACTAGCGGACATATCTGTTATTACATTACAGGAGATCAAGAATCACCAGCAGTATTTACag GTGATACACTTTTTGCTGGTGGCTGTGGTAGATTCTTTGAAGGTACTGCAGAACAAATGTACAAAGCACTTATAGAAATTTTGGGATCGTTACCTAATGAAACT aaaGTATATTGTGGCCATGAGTACAcaggaaataatttaaaatttggaaAACACGTGGAGCCAGAAAATGAAGCAATTCGCCAAAAGATAGAATGGGTTCGTATACAACGTGAAAAGAATAATCCTACTGTGCCAAGCACTATTCAGGAAGAGAAATTCACAAACCCATTTATGCGAGTTCACGAACAATCTGTTATGGACCACACTGAACAAAAAGATCCAATACAAACTATGGCATTCCTTAGAAGGGAGAAGGATAATTTTAAGGCATAA
- the LOC100646785 gene encoding non-histone protein 10 isoform X1 — protein sequence MSDESEYDVEPEEFDIYKRKYQFLLDRCEVLQQENERLVYRIQRVRKLLKRTRKEKKFLIDRLDQHGDRWREAPMGVLEENNVFQVTPKPEKGPKATAHNSKEEKTKKGTKRKGAKTDPNAPKRPANPFFQFCQEQRPRVMERLAGEPEPSKQELTRQLATTWKSLSSEDKKVYYDMYERSKEKYVAEMQIYNKKSEDTPNHMSLNIT from the exons ATGTCAGACGAATCAGAATATGATGTAGAACCAGaagaatttgatatttataaacgaAAGTATCAATTCCTACTAGATAGGTGTGAAGTTTTACAACAG GAAAATGAGAGATTAGTTTATCGTATCCAACGTGTTAGAAAACTTCTTAAACGtacaagaaaggaaaagaa atttttaattgATCGTTTGGATCAACATGGTGACCGTTGGCGAGAAGCACCTATGGGAGTACTTGAAGAAAACAATGTATTTCAAGTAACACCTAAGCCAGAGAAAGGCCCAAAAGCCACTGCTCATAATTCTAAAGAAGAGAAAACTAAGAAAGGAACAAAACGGAAAGGTGCAAAAACAGATCCCAATGCTCCAAAAAGACCAGCAAACCCATTCTTTCAGTTCTGTCAAGAACAAAGACCCCGTGTTATGGAACGCTTAGCCGGAGAACCAGAACCAAGCAAACAAGAACTCACTAGACAACTTGCAACTACTTGGAAATCTCTCAGTTCAGAAGATAAAAAG GTATATTACGACATGTATGAACGATCCAAAGAGAAATACGTTGCTGAAATgcaaatttataacaaaaaatcGGAAGACACGCCAAATCATATGTCTTTAAATATAACATAG